One region of Dysidea avara chromosome 1, odDysAvar1.4, whole genome shotgun sequence genomic DNA includes:
- the LOC136256571 gene encoding uncharacterized protein — MRADESDSLLPAKHMPMGLIEHTINFFNAEHVNELKCPPDYRLWLETMYNLFGTKWCRIFSGPMWSYVSIAQSEAQSNESAITKEPSKALVNIPAISERTLQRSVEYGDFTIGTNIQTMVLEKVAKINPGVHWWLKGDGTDIVKGLWQSTSGEWSGDVDLNDGKLQQEYNRYKLRMEAIDSVGLHKSLVETKSDLSHELDVIKNELKFVSQELQTANTAYEEKLKDGSRTDQTMFNLSWDVEELKWIFSEGRGICGDIHACIEHCTADLFQLHNVPNKLTSIRSRLLQFVKRVEHFKRVPASHVFVLMISAEQRNRKPYAVPVQCVPYAGLKEKDIRNLVSALCRQMIQYGMKVSGFVSDGEFNYLRTKGYTRPLSVLQIRCHVRNKYSRLSRKRLLAMLTPRRLANGTITTEHDDVVVPSDTLNEMWEWRMNQHVTMEDVVDRLRGRTVPNGYTYCNWKQGKTESFED, encoded by the exons ATGAGAGCTGATGAATCAGACTCTCTTCTACCAGCCAAGCATATGCCAATGGGTTTGATTGAGCACACTATCAACTTCTTTAATGCTGAACATGTCAATGAA CTAAAGTGCCCACCAGACTATCGGCTATGGCTGGAAACAATGTATAATTTGTTTGGGACAAAGTGGTGTCGCATATTTAGTGGTCCTATGTGGAGTTATGTGTCTATAGCACAGTCAGAAGCACAGTCAAATGAGAGTGCAATAACAAAGGAACCAAGCAAG GCGTTAGTGAACATCCCTGCTATCTCGGAACGCACACTCCAGCGGAGTGTTGAATATGGTGACTTTACAATAGGGACAAACATTCAG ACAATGGTGCTTGAGAAAGTAGCTAAGATAAATCCAGGTGTACACTGGTGGTTGAAAGGGGACGGAACTGACATTGTTAAGGGTCTATGGCAGTCGACTTCTGGTGAATGGTCAGGAGACGTTGACTTGAATGATGGGAAGTTGCAACAAGAGTACAATAGATATAAGCTAAGAATGGAGGCAATTGACAGTGTTGGCCTACATAAGTCACTGGTAGAAACAAAGTCTGACCTTAGTCATGAATTGGATGTCATCAAAAATGAGCTGAAGTTTGTTTCCCAAG AATTACAAACAGCGAACACTGCATATGAAGAAAAACTAAAGGATGGTAGCAGAACAGATCAAACTATGTTTAATCTTTCTTGGGATGTAGAAGAACTGAAGTGGATATTTAGTGAAGGACGTGGAATTTGTGGAGACATTCATGCTTGCATCGAACATTGCACTGCTGACTTATTTCAGCTGCATAATGTTCCAAACAAATTAACCTCTATTCGGTCAAGGTTGCTGCAGTTTGTCAAGAGAGTAGAGCACTTTAAAAGAGTACCAGCCAGTCACGTATTTGTATTAATGATCAGTGCAGAACAGCGTAACAGGAAGCCATATGCTGTACCTGTGCAGTGTGTTCCTTATGCTGGCCTTAAGGAGAAGGATATACGTAATCTAGTGTCAGCATTATGTAGACAAATGATACAATATGGGATGAAAGTTTCTG GGTTTGTTAGTGACGGAGAATTCAATTACCTGCGCACAAAGGGGTACACGCGTCCCCTTTCTGTGCTTCAGATTCGTTGTCATGTCCGCAATAAATACAGCAGGTTGTCTCGTAAAAGGTTACTAGCAATGCTGACTCCTAGAA GACTTGCCAATGGTACAATAACAACTGAACACGATGATGTGGTTGTTCCTAGTGATACCCTAAATGAGATGTGGGAATGGAGGATGAACCAACATGTTACAATGGAAGATGTTGTTGACCGTTTACGTGGGAGGACTGTGCCGAATGGCTATACATATTGCAATTGGAAGCAAG GTAAAACTGAATCTTTTGAGGATTAG